Proteins encoded within one genomic window of Companilactobacillus zhachilii:
- the thiI gene encoding tRNA uracil 4-sulfurtransferase ThiI, with product MEYTEIMVRYGELSTKGKNRKSFIDRLHGNVAKVLKDFPELRMQPHRDRLHIKLNGTDAKPVMEKLKNVFGIQTFSLSVKVSRDFEDVKKKAVEMMHEAYKPGMSFKVGTKRSDHSYPLDTNQINLQLGDAICDEFPEIDVEMKKPDIKISVEVRQDGIYLSYLTVKGAGGLPVGTAGKAMLMLSGGIDSPVAGYLAMKRGVDIEMVHFFSPPYTSEQALNKAKELTSKLTAFGGNINFIEVPFAEIQETIKSSVPEGYLMTIQRRFMLRLTDLIREKRHGLAIFNGEAVGQVASQTLESMAAINDVTTTPILRPVATMDKTEIIRLAEKIDTFNLSIQPFEDCCTVFAPPSPKTRPNIEKTRKFESSLDIDGLIQRAMDGIKITTIEHGDKFMESDQENISSLL from the coding sequence ATGGAATATACTGAAATTATGGTTCGTTACGGCGAGCTATCAACAAAGGGTAAGAATCGTAAGAGCTTTATCGACCGCTTACATGGTAACGTTGCTAAAGTTTTGAAAGACTTCCCTGAGCTTAGAATGCAACCACATCGTGACCGTTTGCATATCAAATTAAATGGAACTGACGCCAAGCCAGTTATGGAAAAATTAAAGAATGTCTTTGGAATTCAAACTTTTTCGTTGAGTGTTAAGGTTTCACGTGATTTTGAAGATGTTAAGAAAAAAGCTGTTGAAATGATGCATGAGGCTTATAAGCCCGGCATGAGCTTTAAAGTTGGAACAAAGCGTTCAGATCACAGTTATCCACTTGATACTAATCAAATCAACTTACAATTAGGGGATGCCATCTGTGATGAGTTCCCTGAGATTGATGTTGAAATGAAGAAACCAGATATTAAGATTTCTGTTGAAGTACGTCAAGATGGAATTTACTTGTCATACTTAACTGTTAAAGGTGCTGGTGGTTTGCCCGTTGGTACTGCAGGTAAAGCGATGCTAATGCTTTCTGGTGGAATCGATTCACCTGTTGCTGGTTACTTAGCAATGAAACGTGGTGTTGACATTGAGATGGTTCATTTCTTCAGTCCACCATATACATCAGAACAAGCCTTGAATAAAGCTAAGGAATTGACTTCGAAATTGACAGCCTTTGGTGGCAATATCAACTTTATTGAAGTTCCTTTTGCCGAAATTCAAGAAACTATCAAATCAAGTGTTCCAGAAGGTTACTTGATGACTATCCAACGTCGTTTCATGTTACGTTTGACTGACTTGATTCGTGAAAAACGTCATGGTTTAGCTATTTTTAACGGTGAAGCCGTTGGACAAGTTGCTTCACAAACATTGGAAAGTATGGCAGCAATCAATGACGTCACAACAACCCCAATCTTGCGTCCTGTTGCAACAATGGACAAGACTGAGATTATTCGTTTGGCTGAAAAAATCGATACATTTAATCTTTCAATCCAACCATTCGAAGACTGCTGTACCGTCTTTGCTCCACCTTCACCAAAAACACGTCCAAACATTGAAAAGACACGTAAGTTTGAAAGCTCACTTGATATTGATGGCTTGATTCAACGTGCAATGGATGGCATTAAGATTACAACCATCGAACATGGTGACAAGTTTATGGAAAGTGACCAAGAAAACATCAGTAGTTTACTATAA
- a CDS encoding cysteine desulfurase family protein codes for MIYFDNSATTKVNDSVLQTYNAASQEYFGNPSSLHKLGLKAYELLETSRKQIANLMGFKQDEVVFTSGGTEGNNWIIKGTAFKKREFGKHIITTSIEHPSVMNTMHQLEELGFEVTYLPVDKTGHISAQDVKDAIRDDTILVSTMAVNNEIGAIQPIHEIAKVLKDYPSISYHVDAVQAIGKNLQSKFIDPRVDFYTFSGHKFHAPRGIGFIYMKEGKQLEPLMAGGGQESNLRSGTENTPAIAGMAKAIRLLKENEAGKADKMEQLKEKLVNHLKGMDNVHVFSQIGEDFAPHIICFTIDGVRGETVVHTFEDRDIYISTTSACSSKKGLESGTLKAMNIQENVATSAVRVSLDESNTEKEMDEFIKNLDEIHDHFQILN; via the coding sequence ATGATATATTTTGATAATAGTGCAACAACTAAGGTGAACGATTCAGTTCTCCAAACTTACAATGCAGCTAGTCAAGAATACTTCGGTAATCCTTCTAGTTTGCACAAATTGGGTTTGAAAGCCTATGAGTTACTAGAAACGTCTCGTAAACAAATTGCTAACTTGATGGGTTTCAAGCAAGACGAGGTTGTCTTTACCAGTGGTGGTACTGAGGGGAACAACTGGATCATCAAGGGAACTGCTTTTAAGAAACGTGAATTTGGTAAACATATTATTACTACTTCAATTGAGCATCCATCGGTAATGAATACGATGCATCAGCTTGAAGAATTAGGCTTTGAGGTAACTTATTTACCAGTTGATAAGACGGGTCATATTAGTGCGCAGGATGTTAAGGATGCTATTCGTGATGATACGATTTTAGTTTCAACAATGGCTGTCAATAATGAAATCGGTGCGATTCAACCAATTCATGAGATTGCTAAAGTTTTAAAAGATTATCCAAGCATCAGTTATCATGTGGACGCTGTTCAAGCTATCGGTAAGAATTTGCAGTCGAAATTTATTGATCCTCGAGTTGATTTTTATACTTTCTCTGGTCATAAGTTCCATGCACCTCGTGGAATCGGCTTTATTTATATGAAAGAAGGTAAACAACTTGAACCATTGATGGCTGGTGGTGGTCAAGAATCAAACCTTCGTAGTGGGACAGAAAATACTCCAGCGATTGCCGGTATGGCTAAAGCTATTCGCTTGTTAAAAGAGAATGAAGCTGGCAAAGCTGACAAGATGGAACAGTTGAAAGAAAAATTGGTCAATCACTTAAAGGGAATGGATAATGTTCACGTCTTCTCACAAATTGGGGAAGATTTTGCGCCACATATCATTTGTTTTACAATCGATGGTGTGCGCGGTGAAACAGTTGTTCATACTTTTGAAGACCGTGACATTTATATTTCAACTACAAGTGCTTGCTCTTCAAAGAAGGGACTCGAATCAGGAACTTTGAAAGCAATGAATATTCAAGAAAATGTTGCAACCAGTGCTGTTCGTGTCAGTTTAGATGAAAGTAATACAGAAAAAGAAATGGATGAATTTATCAAGAATTTGGATGAGATCCACGATCATTTCCAAATTTTGAATTAG
- a CDS encoding septation ring formation regulator EzrA, with amino-acid sequence MFVIIIGIILIILFFLWYMWFLQKRNAATLNKYKERTDELKKAQLDDKIKKLEDMKLSGASDDRFNQLKVEYHKQTDDIFSDILRQIRAAEYKNTEFKVFGSANDLKKLNNEMNDFESKIGEVSQGFDELLASNELNATHSEELQHQYQTLRKQVLTQSFSYGPATDKLEDELSEIANLLDKEKQLTQKGDHIEASQCLDDVKIKLGLITDQLKIIEPLFHDLNEVFPGQIDEIKFVYQKLAQQHFKFSDDIVQLISDVQHEVDESNTKLGELNFDAVNTNNEDIKQRIDDLYETLTLEIDGKRDVLKEQKPVLDYLNHAVYQHNHLDKRIQKLQESYILADKTLDTFQNNFDTLNEIRRKYDADVQSIADRLVIFSEVKTDFKEIVKQLDDIEASEKTINDDLNQMLSSEQIARNSVDDYAKRLEIQKKMMEQLRLNGLPDDYLDYFYMVYDEINKLYDELDADQINMEDISKQVIVTQEDLENLVEKSKKLKYNVQLAEKLLQYANRYANKNPEFTDQLVRARALFDDDYNYNDAVDVISKALEEVESGSVDRIKETINS; translated from the coding sequence GTGTTTGTAATTATTATTGGAATAATCTTAATTATTTTGTTCTTCCTATGGTATATGTGGTTCCTACAAAAGCGTAACGCTGCCACTCTCAATAAATATAAGGAACGAACTGATGAGTTAAAAAAGGCTCAACTAGATGATAAAATCAAAAAATTGGAAGATATGAAGCTATCAGGTGCGAGTGATGACCGTTTCAATCAGTTGAAGGTTGAATATCATAAACAGACAGATGATATCTTTTCCGATATTTTAAGACAAATTCGGGCAGCGGAATATAAAAATACGGAATTCAAAGTTTTTGGTTCCGCTAATGACCTGAAAAAATTAAATAATGAAATGAATGATTTTGAAAGTAAAATTGGTGAGGTTTCACAGGGCTTCGATGAATTGTTGGCAAGCAATGAATTGAACGCGACTCACAGTGAAGAATTGCAACACCAATATCAGACTTTACGTAAACAAGTTTTGACCCAATCATTCAGTTATGGTCCAGCCACTGATAAGTTAGAGGATGAACTTTCAGAGATTGCTAATCTGTTGGATAAAGAGAAGCAATTGACTCAAAAAGGTGACCATATAGAAGCCAGTCAATGTTTGGATGATGTCAAAATTAAATTAGGTTTGATCACTGATCAATTGAAGATTATTGAACCATTGTTCCATGATTTGAATGAAGTTTTCCCAGGCCAAATCGATGAAATTAAGTTTGTTTATCAAAAGTTGGCTCAACAACATTTCAAGTTTTCTGACGATATCGTGCAATTGATTTCAGATGTTCAACATGAAGTGGACGAATCAAATACAAAATTGGGTGAGTTGAATTTTGATGCGGTCAATACTAATAATGAAGATATTAAACAAAGAATTGATGACTTATATGAAACGTTGACTTTAGAAATTGATGGAAAACGTGATGTTTTAAAAGAACAAAAGCCTGTTTTAGATTATTTGAATCATGCGGTTTATCAACATAACCATTTGGATAAACGCATCCAAAAGTTACAAGAAAGCTATATTTTAGCAGACAAGACGTTAGATACTTTCCAAAATAATTTTGATACCCTAAATGAGATCCGTCGAAAATATGATGCTGATGTGCAAAGTATCGCTGACAGACTAGTGATTTTCTCAGAAGTTAAAACTGATTTTAAAGAAATTGTTAAACAACTTGATGATATTGAAGCAAGTGAAAAGACAATCAATGACGATTTGAATCAAATGCTTTCAAGTGAACAAATTGCTCGTAACAGTGTCGACGATTATGCTAAACGTTTAGAAATTCAGAAGAAAATGATGGAACAGTTACGTTTGAATGGTCTCCCTGATGATTATTTGGACTATTTCTATATGGTTTATGATGAAATTAATAAATTGTATGATGAACTTGATGCAGACCAAATTAATATGGAAGACATTAGTAAACAAGTTATTGTGACTCAAGAAGATTTGGAAAACCTAGTTGAAAAATCGAAGAAGTTGAAGTATAACGTTCAATTGGCTGAGAAATTACTTCAGTATGCCAACCGCTATGCTAACAAGAATCCAGAGTTTACTGATCAATTAGTTCGTGCCCGAGCTTTGTTTGATGATGATTATAACTATAATGACGCTGTCGATGTCATATCTAAAGCCTTGGAAGAAGTCGAATCTGGTTCAGTTGATAGAATTAAAGAGACAATAAATTCATAA
- the rpsD gene encoding 30S ribosomal protein S4 has protein sequence MSRYTGPRWKLSRRLGISLSGTGKEIARRNYAPGQHGPNGGRRKISEYGQQLTEKQKLRFMYDVNERQFRNLFNRAGKMDGIHGINLMILLETRLDNMVYRLGLASSRPQARQLVNHGHITVDGKRVDIPSYEVKVGQKISLREKSKDLAIVKDNLENVVGRPGFVTFDDNTLTGSLVRNPERDELEPNIDESLIVEYYNQIL, from the coding sequence ATGTCAAGATATACAGGCCCACGTTGGAAATTATCACGTCGTTTAGGTATCTCACTTTCAGGTACTGGTAAGGAAATCGCTCGTAGAAACTATGCCCCAGGACAACATGGTCCAAATGGTGGTCGTCGTAAGATTTCTGAATACGGTCAACAATTAACAGAAAAGCAAAAGTTACGTTTCATGTATGACGTTAACGAACGCCAATTCCGTAACCTATTTAACCGTGCCGGTAAAATGGATGGTATCCATGGTATTAACTTGATGATCCTTCTTGAAACAAGATTGGATAACATGGTTTATCGTTTAGGTCTTGCAAGTTCACGTCCACAAGCTCGTCAACTTGTAAACCACGGTCACATCACAGTTGATGGCAAACGTGTTGATATCCCTTCATACGAAGTTAAAGTTGGTCAAAAGATCAGCCTTCGTGAAAAGTCAAAGGACCTTGCTATTGTTAAGGATAACCTTGAAAACGTTGTTGGTCGTCCTGGTTTCGTTACTTTCGATGACAACACATTGACAGGTTCACTAGTACGTAACCCAGAACGTGACGAACTAGAACCAAATATTGATGAATCATTGATCGTTGAATACTACAACCAAATTCTTTAA
- a CDS encoding DUF1054 family protein has translation MYILQQRNENMFDKNDFKIFEDMTLPGRLELIKTNLDPKFEEIGSELMRRLEEEYQQQFYMKIAKHQRRTKNPPPDTWLAINQDKRGYKKTPHLELGLWPDRYFITFSLLADIKNRSGYYPLLKNHQNTIITEDWNVSNDHTSSVMKPANDFPEVVAHYEKVKSSDLVIGYELRADDPIVQKGNYDQLLIDKFMQLSKFLVSFNQEVE, from the coding sequence ATGTATATTTTACAACAAAGGAATGAGAACATGTTTGATAAAAATGATTTTAAAATTTTTGAGGATATGACTCTACCTGGACGCCTTGAATTGATCAAAACTAACTTAGATCCAAAATTTGAAGAAATTGGTTCTGAGTTGATGCGACGTTTGGAGGAAGAATATCAACAACAGTTCTATATGAAAATTGCTAAACATCAGCGACGGACCAAGAATCCGCCGCCCGATACATGGTTAGCTATTAATCAAGATAAACGCGGTTATAAAAAGACCCCACATTTAGAATTAGGCTTGTGGCCCGACCGTTATTTTATTACGTTTAGTTTGTTGGCCGATATTAAAAATCGTTCTGGGTATTATCCACTCTTAAAAAATCACCAAAATACAATCATAACAGAGGACTGGAACGTGTCAAATGACCACACTTCAAGTGTGATGAAACCGGCAAATGATTTTCCAGAAGTAGTTGCTCATTATGAAAAAGTGAAGTCAAGTGATTTAGTAATCGGTTATGAGTTAAGAGCTGATGACCCGATTGTTCAAAAAGGTAATTATGATCAATTGTTGATTGATAAGTTTATGCAATTGAGTAAATTTCTAGTGTCATTTAATCAAGAAGTTGAATAA
- a CDS encoding replication-associated recombination protein A, producing MQKPLAYRMRPTNIDEVVGQQHLVGPHKIIRRMVEAKMLSSMILYGPPGIGKTSIASAIAGSTKYAFRMLNAATDSKKDLQIVAAEAKMSGTVVLMLDEIHRLDKTKQDFLLPLLESGSIILIGATTENPYINISPAIRSRVQIFELHPLESDDLKKAVKRALKDKENGLGKYNVTLDENALDLLVSSTNGDLRSILNGLELSVLSTEPKKDGSIHIDLQSIEESVQKKAISSDKDGDSHYDVMSAFQKSIRGSDPDAALLYLARLLEAGDLTSAIRRLMVCAYEDVGLANPQACARAVQAAQVAQMVGLPEARIPLADAVIDLCLCPKSNSGMVAIDSALDDVRNGKANSIPDDLKDAHYSGAKKLGHGIGYKFPHDYPNAWVDQQYLPNNLVNKKYYQPNNTGKYEQALNLRMQQIHEWKMNSKRSQNNYDN from the coding sequence ATGCAAAAACCACTAGCATATCGAATGCGTCCAACTAACATTGACGAAGTTGTCGGTCAACAGCATCTTGTTGGCCCTCATAAAATTATTCGTCGCATGGTTGAAGCAAAAATGTTATCTTCAATGATACTTTATGGTCCTCCTGGGATCGGAAAGACAAGTATTGCTAGTGCTATCGCTGGTAGTACAAAATATGCTTTCAGAATGTTAAATGCGGCAACTGATAGCAAGAAAGATTTACAAATTGTTGCTGCCGAAGCCAAGATGAGTGGTACGGTCGTTTTGATGCTTGATGAGATTCATCGTCTCGACAAGACTAAACAAGACTTCCTTTTACCTTTACTTGAAAGCGGCTCAATTATTTTAATCGGTGCAACAACTGAGAATCCATATATCAATATAAGCCCCGCAATTCGCTCAAGGGTCCAAATTTTTGAATTACACCCTCTTGAGAGTGATGACTTAAAAAAGGCCGTCAAGCGTGCTTTAAAGGACAAAGAGAACGGTCTAGGAAAGTACAACGTCACCTTGGATGAAAATGCCCTAGATTTACTAGTTAGTTCAACTAATGGTGATCTCAGAAGCATTCTCAACGGTTTAGAATTATCAGTTCTTTCCACCGAACCCAAAAAAGATGGTTCAATTCACATTGATTTACAATCGATTGAAGAATCAGTTCAGAAAAAAGCTATTTCTTCTGATAAAGATGGTGATAGTCACTATGATGTCATGTCAGCTTTTCAAAAATCGATACGTGGGAGTGACCCTGACGCCGCCCTATTATATTTAGCCCGACTACTCGAAGCCGGTGACCTAACCTCCGCAATTCGACGGCTTATGGTCTGTGCGTACGAAGACGTCGGTCTAGCTAATCCGCAAGCTTGTGCCCGAGCGGTACAGGCTGCTCAAGTGGCTCAAATGGTAGGACTACCTGAAGCTCGAATACCATTGGCCGATGCCGTGATCGACCTTTGCTTGTGTCCTAAGTCTAATTCAGGCATGGTCGCTATTGACAGTGCCTTAGATGATGTTCGAAATGGAAAAGCTAATTCAATTCCTGATGACCTTAAAGATGCACATTACTCAGGGGCTAAAAAGTTAGGTCATGGTATCGGTTATAAATTTCCTCATGATTATCCCAACGCCTGGGTTGATCAGCAATATTTGCCTAATAATTTAGTTAATAAAAAATATTACCAACCAAATAATACCGGCAAATATGAACAAGCCTTGAATCTACGAATGCAACAAATACACGAATGGAAAATGAATTCAAAACGGAGTCAGAATAATTATGATAATTAA
- a CDS encoding universal stress protein, giving the protein MLQQYKNILVPIDGSFEAELAFKKAVEVAKRNKAAIHLVHVIDTRAFQNVSSFDSTMVEQITEKAKETVKSYVKTAKEAGLEDIDYSIEYGAPKAIIATDFPKKLGVDLIMIGATGLNAMERLLIGSVTEYVTRTAACDVLVVRTDLDNKTIKKPRK; this is encoded by the coding sequence ATGTTACAACAATATAAAAACATTCTCGTACCAATTGATGGTTCTTTTGAGGCTGAGCTAGCTTTCAAGAAAGCAGTTGAAGTAGCTAAAAGAAACAAAGCGGCCATTCATTTAGTTCACGTTATTGATACTAGAGCTTTTCAAAACGTTTCTAGCTTCGACTCAACAATGGTTGAACAAATCACTGAAAAAGCCAAAGAAACAGTTAAGAGCTATGTTAAAACAGCTAAAGAAGCTGGACTAGAAGATATCGACTATAGCATCGAATACGGTGCACCTAAAGCAATCATCGCAACCGACTTCCCTAAGAAGTTAGGCGTTGATTTGATCATGATCGGTGCCACAGGTTTGAATGCGATGGAAAGATTATTAATTGGTTCAGTTACTGAATACGTTACAAGAACAGCCGCTTGCGATGTCCTAGTCGTAAGAACTGACCTTGACAACAAAACAATTAAGAAACCAAGAAAATAG
- a CDS encoding helix-turn-helix transcriptional regulator: MKILGEKIRHYRKLRGISQSELADGICTQATVSLIEKKDKIPSMEILVRICERLGITMNLVIVNDDSQIYSIISDIKKSFYQDDFDGISDKLGKLKNINVNNKQEIKLIHFFNGLIEYVTSKNYDKAIFDFNRAMNVNIANVDMYDILIDVFTAKAYINKKSVDEARVYYNQAKDLIKSSLDKIGDENYHDSILIYANMADLSLKLDDNQKAIEYANEGIFIARKEQTLFKLDEMYCYLADAGTREGQKTDEDYIKAYVISSISENKPVFEKLKAKVKDMHLNIF, translated from the coding sequence ATGAAAATTTTAGGTGAAAAGATTCGCCATTACAGAAAACTCAGAGGCATTTCGCAATCTGAGTTGGCCGATGGCATATGTACACAGGCAACTGTCAGCCTGATTGAAAAAAAAGACAAGATTCCAAGTATGGAAATATTGGTTCGCATTTGTGAAAGACTGGGTATCACAATGAACCTCGTTATCGTCAATGACGATAGTCAAATTTATTCCATCATCAGTGACATTAAGAAGTCGTTCTATCAAGATGATTTTGATGGCATTAGCGATAAACTGGGTAAGCTTAAAAACATCAATGTCAATAACAAACAAGAAATCAAATTGATTCACTTCTTCAATGGTTTGATTGAATATGTCACAAGTAAAAATTATGACAAAGCCATCTTTGACTTTAACCGGGCTATGAACGTTAACATCGCTAACGTTGACATGTATGATATCTTAATCGATGTCTTTACAGCCAAAGCCTACATTAATAAGAAGTCAGTTGACGAGGCTAGAGTTTATTATAATCAAGCTAAAGACTTGATTAAGTCAAGCCTTGATAAGATTGGCGACGAAAATTATCACGATAGTATTTTGATCTATGCTAATATGGCTGATTTGTCATTGAAACTTGATGATAATCAAAAGGCAATTGAATATGCTAACGAAGGTATTTTCATCGCAAGAAAAGAACAAACACTTTTCAAGCTTGATGAAATGTACTGTTACTTAGCCGATGCTGGTACTCGTGAAGGTCAAAAGACCGATGAGGACTACATTAAAGCCTATGTGATTTCAAGCATCAGTGAGAATAAACCAGTTTTTGAAAAATTAAAAGCTAAAGTGAAAGATATGCATTTGAATATCTTTTAA
- a CDS encoding glycine cleavage system protein H, protein MSDENYYWIKKGEHTTRIGLTKEGQDALGNVKYVELPDIDSDIKKGESSGEIEAQKAVVELESPVSGKIVKVNDKLNDNPELLNGTEKDAWFFEVNN, encoded by the coding sequence ATGAGTGATGAAAATTATTACTGGATTAAGAAAGGCGAGCATACAACTCGTATAGGTTTAACAAAAGAGGGTCAAGACGCTTTAGGTAATGTCAAATATGTCGAATTACCTGATATAGATTCTGATATCAAAAAAGGCGAGTCTAGCGGTGAGATTGAAGCTCAAAAGGCTGTGGTTGAGCTGGAATCACCAGTTAGTGGGAAAATTGTTAAGGTAAATGATAAATTAAATGATAATCCTGAATTATTAAATGGTACTGAAAAAGACGCATGGTTCTTTGAAGTAAATAATTAA
- a CDS encoding FtsW/RodA/SpoVE family cell cycle protein, with product MQIRENKRKNDVDSRIDYGIIFSVMMLAIIGLMSIYVATIQDSQNPLKNVVSQVAWYVIGAVIIAVIMQFDAEQLWQVANYAYFAGIALLFLVLIFYSRSYAASTGAKSWFAIGSFTFQPSEVMKPAFILMLGKVITNHNSEYQSHTIKTDFILLGKLFLWTVPVMVLLKLQNDFGTILVFVAILGGMILVSGIDWRILLTGFLIVAIIGGTALLFATTDWGRQILGHFGFRAYQFSRIDSWLNPSADTSENGYQIWQNMKAIGSGKLFGKGFNVSNVYVPVRESDMIFSVIGENFGFIGSCVLILLYFLLIYQMIQVTFDTKNEFYAYVSTGVIMMILFHVFENIGMSVGLLPLTGIPLPFISQGGSALLGNMIGIGLIMSMRFHHKSYMFENGTFKQR from the coding sequence ATGCAAATAAGAGAAAATAAGAGAAAGAATGATGTAGATTCAAGAATCGATTACGGCATTATTTTTTCAGTGATGATGCTGGCAATAATTGGCTTGATGTCGATTTATGTTGCAACGATTCAAGATTCTCAAAATCCATTAAAGAACGTTGTCTCGCAAGTTGCTTGGTATGTGATTGGAGCGGTGATTATTGCTGTAATCATGCAGTTTGATGCAGAGCAATTGTGGCAAGTGGCTAATTATGCATATTTTGCCGGGATAGCGTTGCTGTTTTTAGTTTTAATTTTTTATAGTCGTTCTTATGCGGCTAGTACCGGTGCAAAAAGTTGGTTTGCCATTGGTTCATTTACCTTTCAGCCATCAGAAGTAATGAAGCCGGCGTTTATTTTAATGCTGGGAAAAGTCATTACAAATCACAATAGTGAGTACCAGTCTCATACAATCAAAACCGATTTTATTTTACTTGGAAAGTTATTCTTGTGGACTGTTCCAGTTATGGTTTTGTTAAAACTTCAAAATGACTTTGGTACTATTTTGGTTTTCGTAGCTATCCTTGGTGGCATGATTTTAGTATCAGGAATTGATTGGCGAATCTTGTTAACTGGGTTCCTGATTGTTGCTATTATTGGAGGGACAGCTCTGTTATTTGCGACAACCGATTGGGGCCGTCAGATCCTGGGACACTTTGGATTTAGAGCTTACCAATTTTCACGGATTGATAGTTGGCTCAATCCTTCTGCTGATACGTCAGAAAATGGCTATCAGATTTGGCAGAATATGAAGGCCATTGGTTCAGGTAAGCTTTTTGGTAAAGGTTTTAATGTTTCCAATGTCTATGTTCCTGTTCGTGAGTCCGATATGATTTTCTCTGTTATCGGTGAGAATTTTGGATTTATCGGTTCATGTGTATTAATTTTGTTGTATTTCTTATTAATCTATCAAATGATTCAAGTTACTTTTGACACTAAAAATGAATTTTATGCCTATGTATCAACTGGTGTTATTATGATGATTTTGTTCCACGTTTTTGAAAATATTGGTATGAGTGTCGGTTTATTACCACTGACAGGTATCCCATTACCATTTATTTCACAAGGTGGTTCAGCCTTATTAGGTAACATGATTGGTATTGGCTTGATAATGTCAATGCGCTTCCATCATAAGAGTTATATGTTTGAAAATGGTACGTTTAAACAAAGGTAG
- a CDS encoding DUF2969 family protein has product MSSRKRAVEIKLKDISSDPETYELWDGKKYVGTIKKDGERYLSYVESNDTPFKSVKLDDAINELLMQYNLHNH; this is encoded by the coding sequence ATGTCTAGCAGAAAAAGAGCAGTTGAAATTAAATTAAAAGATATTAGTAGTGATCCCGAAACATACGAATTATGGGATGGCAAGAAGTATGTAGGTACAATTAAAAAAGATGGTGAACGTTATCTTTCATATGTCGAAAGTAATGACACACCATTTAAATCTGTAAAGTTGGACGATGCAATTAATGAATTGCTAATGCAATATAATTTACATAATCATTAG
- the yidD gene encoding membrane protein insertion efficiency factor YidD, translating to MLKKILIGIVRFYQKFISPVLPPSCRYYPTCSTYFIDAVKKHGGILGAIMGIARILRCNPFVRGGVDPVPDNFTIFRNPHPEDYEDEIIAKKFHNK from the coding sequence ATGCTTAAGAAGATTTTAATTGGAATCGTTAGATTCTATCAAAAATTTATTTCTCCAGTATTGCCACCGAGTTGTCGTTACTACCCAACGTGTTCGACTTATTTTATTGATGCGGTCAAAAAACACGGTGGAATTTTGGGTGCCATTATGGGGATTGCACGTATTTTGCGTTGTAATCCCTTTGTCCGTGGTGGAGTAGATCCAGTCCCAGATAATTTCACGATTTTTCGTAATCCTCATCCGGAAGATTATGAAGATGAAATTATCGCAAAAAAATTTCATAACAAATAA
- a CDS encoding DNA-directed RNA polymerase subunit beta, with translation MKRDFGKEYRRDIFKKIGWVLLLMLIFLVLGMLIGSALGGSNPLAVLWPGTWMHMFDFLR, from the coding sequence ATGAAAAGAGACTTTGGTAAAGAATATCGTCGCGATATTTTCAAAAAGATAGGTTGGGTACTCTTGTTGATGCTAATTTTCTTAGTTTTGGGCATGTTGATAGGTTCGGCTTTAGGTGGTTCTAATCCACTAGCTGTATTGTGGCCAGGAACTTGGATGCATATGTTCGACTTTTTAAGGTAG